One genomic segment of Pirellulales bacterium includes these proteins:
- a CDS encoding pyroglutamyl-peptidase I, with translation MTTVLLTAFEPYDRWQTNASWLTLVELTQALPREPSITTRLYPVDFAAVKQRLAKDLAANYDFAIHLGQAPGSGRVQLEAVGINIGGSSHQSPDQFLPLSDDGPVAYRSPLPLPAWAVKLREAGIPAQVSYHAGTYLCNATLYWTCYLTERLSIRTQAAFVHLPLDVSQVVGEPHGMPSLPTSLATKALRLILEELP, from the coding sequence ATGACGACCGTCCTGCTGACCGCCTTCGAGCCTTATGACCGCTGGCAGACCAACGCGAGTTGGTTGACGTTGGTTGAACTCACGCAAGCATTGCCGCGCGAGCCGTCGATCACGACGCGGCTCTATCCGGTGGATTTCGCGGCGGTTAAGCAGCGGTTGGCGAAGGACCTGGCCGCGAATTACGACTTCGCGATCCACCTCGGTCAGGCCCCCGGCAGTGGCCGCGTGCAGTTGGAGGCGGTCGGCATCAACATTGGCGGTTCGAGCCACCAATCGCCCGACCAATTCTTGCCGCTCTCCGACGATGGGCCAGTCGCGTACCGCAGCCCGCTGCCGCTTCCCGCTTGGGCCGTCAAGCTGCGCGAGGCGGGAATACCCGCGCAGGTTTCATATCACGCGGGCACCTATCTTTGCAACGCGACGTTGTATTGGACCTGCTACTTGACCGAGCGATTGAGCATCAGGACGCAGGCCGCATTCGTTCACCTGCCGCTCGACGTTTCGCAAGTGGTCGGCGAACCGCACGGCATGCCTTCG
- a CDS encoding cupin domain-containing protein, with translation MSTQPIKRGEVIDARPLGAALKTARTTVLLTTDELQIVRVVVAKGKVIPAHLAPGDLVVHCLEGRAAVTALGQTRELAAGQLLQIPAGETHSLAGVDDSSLLLTIIHADRPTFDTVEEASDESFPASDPPAWTPLTRP, from the coding sequence ATGTCGACGCAACCAATAAAGCGCGGTGAGGTGATCGATGCAAGGCCGCTGGGCGCCGCGCTCAAAACGGCGAGGACGACCGTTCTGCTCACGACCGACGAGTTGCAAATCGTTCGAGTTGTCGTTGCCAAAGGCAAGGTCATCCCGGCTCACCTCGCGCCCGGCGATCTTGTCGTGCATTGCCTTGAAGGGCGGGCGGCCGTCACGGCACTCGGCCAAACCCGCGAACTCGCGGCCGGGCAGTTGCTTCAAATTCCCGCCGGCGAAACGCACTCGCTCGCGGGGGTCGACGACTCGTCACTCCTGCTGACGATCATCCACGCCGATCGACCGACATTCGATACGGTTGAGGAGGCGTCGGACGAATCTTTTCCAGCGAGCGATCCGCCAGCGTGGACGCCGTTGACAAGGCCATAG